A genome region from Trachemys scripta elegans isolate TJP31775 chromosome 2, CAS_Tse_1.0, whole genome shotgun sequence includes the following:
- the ACKR4 gene encoding atypical chemokine receptor 4 isoform X2, producing the protein MGWGENTSMDYYEDNGESNFTFDYTQFEMLCEKEEVRNFTKLFLPVFYSLVFFVGIAGNSLVVAIYAYCKKLKTKTDVYIINLAIADLLLLFTLPFWVANAVHGWGLGNIMCKVTSALYTMNFSSSMQFLACISVDRYNAISKPQSHQRGGKQCSVTCICVWLAAILLSIPELIFNTVKKNSDRYGCFPVFSMDLGTLLKATIQILEVTLVFVLPFLVMLICYSAIARALFRSTNVQKSRPLKVLLTVVAVFIITQLPYNIVKFWRAIDVIYLLITDCDMSKTIDVALQITKSIALFHSCLNPILYVFMGDSFKMHITKIAKNFGYWRRSRNIPTEEISMNCDGHTEEISSFTI; encoded by the coding sequence ATGGGGTGGGGTGAAAATACCTCAATGGACTATTATGAGGACAACGGTGAATCAAACTTCACCTTTGACTACACTCAGTTTGAAATGCTTTGTGAAAAAGAGGAGGTGAGAAATTTCACTAAATTGTTCCTACCTGTGTTTTATTCACTGGTTTTCTTTGTGGGAATTGCAGGAAATTCATTAGTGGTGGCAATCTATGCCTACTGCAAGAAACTAAAGACTAAGACAGATGTTTATATCATCAACTTGGCAATTGCTGATCTGTTACTGCTATTCACACTCCCTTTCTGGGTTGCAAATGCAGTCCATGGATGGGGGCTTGGAAACATCATGTGCAAGGTCACTTCTGCTTTATACACCATGAACTTCAGCTCTAGCATGCAGTTTCTGGCTTGTATCAGTGTGGATAGATATAATGCCATTTCCAAACCCCAAAGTCACCAAAGAGGTGGGAAGCAATGCAGCGTAACTTGTATCTGTGTCTGGTTGGCTGCCATTTTGTTGAGCATTCCTGAACTGATTTTTAACACAGTCAAGAAAAACAGTGACCGGTATGGATGCTTTCCTGTATTTTCAATGGACCTAGGAACACTCCTTAAAGCAACCATTCAAATCCTGGAAGTTACGCTAGTGTTTGTGTTACCCTTCCTCGTCATGCTGATCTGCTACTCCGCTATTGCCAGAGCACTCTTTAGATCTACAAACGTTCAAAAATCTAGGCCCCTCAAAGTTCTGCTGACAGTAGTGGCTGTTTTCATTATCACTCAGCTGCCCTACAATATTGTCAAGTTCTGGCGAGCCATAGACGTCATCTACTTGCTGATTACAGACTGTGACATGAGTAAAACCATAGATGTTGCCCTCCAAATAACTAAGAGTATAGCCTTGTTTCACAGCTGCCTGAACCCAATCTTGTACGTTTTTATGGGAGactcttttaaaatgcacattACGAAAATAGCCAAAAATTTTGGATATTGGAGGAGAAGTCGCAATATACCAACCGAAGAGATTTCTATGAATTGTGACGGCCACACAGAAGAAATAAGTAGCTTTACTATATAG
- the ACKR4 gene encoding atypical chemokine receptor 4 isoform X1: MKIRVSHTRTEHSTVELQNISFCYQTADKKTAFAMGWGENTSMDYYEDNGESNFTFDYTQFEMLCEKEEVRNFTKLFLPVFYSLVFFVGIAGNSLVVAIYAYCKKLKTKTDVYIINLAIADLLLLFTLPFWVANAVHGWGLGNIMCKVTSALYTMNFSSSMQFLACISVDRYNAISKPQSHQRGGKQCSVTCICVWLAAILLSIPELIFNTVKKNSDRYGCFPVFSMDLGTLLKATIQILEVTLVFVLPFLVMLICYSAIARALFRSTNVQKSRPLKVLLTVVAVFIITQLPYNIVKFWRAIDVIYLLITDCDMSKTIDVALQITKSIALFHSCLNPILYVFMGDSFKMHITKIAKNFGYWRRSRNIPTEEISMNCDGHTEEISSFTI; this comes from the exons ATGAAGATTAGGGTGAGTCACACAAGAACTGAACATTCCACTGTGGAACTTCAAAACATCAGCTTCTGCTACCAGACTGCTGACAAAAAAACAG CTTTTGCCATGGGGTGGGGTGAAAATACCTCAATGGACTATTATGAGGACAACGGTGAATCAAACTTCACCTTTGACTACACTCAGTTTGAAATGCTTTGTGAAAAAGAGGAGGTGAGAAATTTCACTAAATTGTTCCTACCTGTGTTTTATTCACTGGTTTTCTTTGTGGGAATTGCAGGAAATTCATTAGTGGTGGCAATCTATGCCTACTGCAAGAAACTAAAGACTAAGACAGATGTTTATATCATCAACTTGGCAATTGCTGATCTGTTACTGCTATTCACACTCCCTTTCTGGGTTGCAAATGCAGTCCATGGATGGGGGCTTGGAAACATCATGTGCAAGGTCACTTCTGCTTTATACACCATGAACTTCAGCTCTAGCATGCAGTTTCTGGCTTGTATCAGTGTGGATAGATATAATGCCATTTCCAAACCCCAAAGTCACCAAAGAGGTGGGAAGCAATGCAGCGTAACTTGTATCTGTGTCTGGTTGGCTGCCATTTTGTTGAGCATTCCTGAACTGATTTTTAACACAGTCAAGAAAAACAGTGACCGGTATGGATGCTTTCCTGTATTTTCAATGGACCTAGGAACACTCCTTAAAGCAACCATTCAAATCCTGGAAGTTACGCTAGTGTTTGTGTTACCCTTCCTCGTCATGCTGATCTGCTACTCCGCTATTGCCAGAGCACTCTTTAGATCTACAAACGTTCAAAAATCTAGGCCCCTCAAAGTTCTGCTGACAGTAGTGGCTGTTTTCATTATCACTCAGCTGCCCTACAATATTGTCAAGTTCTGGCGAGCCATAGACGTCATCTACTTGCTGATTACAGACTGTGACATGAGTAAAACCATAGATGTTGCCCTCCAAATAACTAAGAGTATAGCCTTGTTTCACAGCTGCCTGAACCCAATCTTGTACGTTTTTATGGGAGactcttttaaaatgcacattACGAAAATAGCCAAAAATTTTGGATATTGGAGGAGAAGTCGCAATATACCAACCGAAGAGATTTCTATGAATTGTGACGGCCACACAGAAGAAATAAGTAGCTTTACTATATAG